The Streptomyces camelliae genome window below encodes:
- a CDS encoding ATP-binding protein gives MEAGIDAEAAAGRTAPLVGRAAELARLAEVLAGGGERGTPSVVDITGEAGIGKSRLLSEVCRRARQRGFTVLRGRATAYERHLPLQPFTDAFADLDPRAPEGFAAVADAAPVLHGCARGGVDRFRLHRATAALLAHVSGPGLLLALDDLHWADPASWDLLDHLVRHPAPGPVVLLVARRARQSPAPLAASLTRGVEADTVLRLDLGPLPRQECAERLAPDLAPAELDRLHAASEGNPLYLLALLHAHRTAGAQRALPALGLTSLLLEELSPLTEDQLRTLETVAVLGDQATPALVRAVSGRPEVELLDDLGVLARRDLLRSGTGDRLAPRHPVLRSLVHDGMEPWRRAAVHRRAAAELARTGAPPAEQAHHVERALTGWDPDAAGVLVRAARQTARTAPASSAHWWEAALRHLPHTAEHAARRRGWLLERARALGAAGRLRDSRDLLHEVIALAQGPDDGPVRVPAVVSCADMERRLGRYAEAVALLRRELDRRPGPAPADMVALGRELGSSASRAAAYGEVRATVVRALAAARSLGDEVAEAGVLAVSALGEAYEGDMAAARRAARRAAALVDALPDDELTGLCEPLARLAWAETLLEDFADAGRHADRGLAVARRTGQVAQLPYLLLVKAHIGNQTGELRTALEQVAEAEEVARGLGSDEALSFVMALKAQVLTAACPPGDPAPVAAAREAVAVSGPGVDWWASTAWSVLAYTAFLSGDPEGARDLVLRAGGPGLERFPPSRHVLFLEILVRACLALGDLPGARAYEGRAREVAGRLDLPLPRALALRISAQLAVAEGRPGDAAGLLAEAAAECERSGARFWEAYCLLLGAPLMAASPQHAGRAGQAWRRGRRLALDGGAAALVGLADATRDAVLGAADRPDAALAGLTAREREIATLVAEGLTGKDIAGKLVLSTRTVETHLSRIYRKTGVSSRTALAALVPRPDRSSGPHTPYQGLRATE, from the coding sequence GTGGAGGCTGGGATCGACGCGGAGGCGGCGGCCGGGCGGACCGCCCCGTTGGTCGGCCGGGCCGCCGAACTCGCGCGGCTGGCGGAGGTGCTCGCGGGCGGGGGTGAGCGGGGGACGCCGTCGGTGGTGGACATCACCGGGGAGGCCGGCATCGGCAAGAGCCGGCTGCTGAGCGAGGTGTGCCGGCGGGCCCGGCAGCGCGGGTTCACGGTGCTGCGCGGCCGGGCGACGGCGTACGAACGGCATCTGCCCCTCCAGCCGTTCACCGACGCCTTCGCCGACCTCGACCCGCGCGCACCGGAAGGCTTCGCCGCGGTCGCCGACGCCGCCCCCGTGTTGCACGGCTGTGCCCGCGGCGGTGTGGACCGGTTCCGGCTGCACCGGGCGACGGCCGCACTGCTGGCCCATGTCAGCGGCCCGGGGCTGCTGTTGGCGCTGGACGACCTGCACTGGGCGGACCCGGCGTCCTGGGATCTGCTGGACCATCTGGTACGGCACCCCGCGCCCGGGCCCGTCGTCCTCCTGGTCGCCCGCCGGGCCCGGCAGAGCCCGGCACCGCTCGCCGCGTCGCTGACCCGGGGCGTCGAGGCCGACACCGTGCTCCGTCTGGACCTCGGCCCGCTGCCCCGGCAGGAGTGCGCCGAGCGCCTCGCCCCCGATCTGGCGCCCGCGGAGCTGGACCGGCTGCACGCGGCGAGCGAGGGCAACCCGCTCTATCTGCTGGCCCTGCTGCACGCCCACCGCACGGCCGGCGCCCAACGGGCCCTGCCCGCCCTGGGGTTGACGTCGCTGCTGCTGGAGGAGCTGAGCCCGCTGACCGAGGACCAGCTGCGCACGCTGGAGACGGTCGCGGTCCTCGGCGACCAGGCGACCCCCGCTCTGGTGCGGGCGGTCAGCGGCCGTCCGGAGGTCGAACTGCTGGACGACCTGGGCGTGTTGGCGCGCCGTGATCTGCTGCGCTCGGGCACCGGCGACCGGCTGGCCCCGCGCCACCCGGTGCTGCGCTCCCTCGTGCACGACGGCATGGAACCCTGGCGGCGCGCGGCCGTGCATCGCCGGGCCGCCGCCGAACTGGCCCGGACCGGTGCTCCCCCGGCCGAGCAGGCGCACCATGTGGAGCGTGCCCTGACCGGCTGGGACCCGGACGCGGCGGGTGTACTGGTGCGGGCGGCCCGGCAGACCGCGCGGACGGCGCCGGCGAGCAGCGCGCACTGGTGGGAGGCGGCGTTGCGCCATCTGCCGCACACCGCGGAGCACGCGGCCCGGCGCCGGGGCTGGCTGCTGGAGCGGGCCCGGGCGCTCGGCGCCGCCGGGCGGCTGCGGGACAGCAGGGACCTGCTGCACGAGGTGATCGCCCTGGCGCAGGGCCCGGACGACGGCCCGGTGCGGGTGCCGGCCGTGGTGAGCTGCGCGGACATGGAACGGCGCCTGGGCCGCTACGCGGAGGCGGTCGCGCTCTTGCGCCGGGAGCTGGACCGGCGGCCCGGCCCGGCGCCGGCCGACATGGTGGCGCTGGGCCGGGAGCTGGGCTCGTCGGCGTCCCGTGCCGCCGCCTACGGGGAGGTCCGGGCGACCGTCGTACGGGCGCTCGCGGCGGCCCGGTCGCTGGGCGACGAGGTGGCGGAGGCGGGCGTGCTCGCGGTGTCCGCGCTCGGTGAGGCGTACGAGGGTGACATGGCGGCGGCGCGCCGGGCCGCCCGGCGGGCCGCCGCGCTGGTGGACGCGCTGCCCGACGACGAGCTGACCGGGCTGTGCGAGCCGCTCGCCCGGCTGGCCTGGGCGGAGACGCTGCTGGAGGATTTCGCCGACGCGGGCCGACACGCCGATCGGGGTCTCGCCGTCGCGCGGCGCACCGGCCAGGTGGCCCAGCTGCCGTATCTGCTGCTGGTCAAGGCACACATCGGCAATCAGACCGGGGAGCTGCGTACGGCGCTGGAGCAGGTCGCCGAGGCCGAGGAGGTCGCACGCGGGCTGGGCAGTGACGAGGCGCTGTCGTTCGTGATGGCGCTGAAGGCGCAGGTGCTGACCGCGGCCTGCCCGCCAGGTGATCCGGCTCCGGTGGCCGCGGCGCGGGAGGCGGTGGCCGTGTCGGGTCCGGGCGTGGACTGGTGGGCGTCGACGGCGTGGAGCGTGCTCGCCTACACGGCGTTCCTCAGCGGCGATCCGGAGGGCGCCCGGGACCTGGTGCTGCGGGCGGGCGGGCCCGGTCTCGAACGGTTTCCGCCCTCCCGGCACGTGCTCTTCCTGGAGATCCTGGTCCGGGCCTGTCTGGCCCTCGGTGATCTGCCGGGGGCCCGCGCGTACGAGGGGCGGGCCCGCGAGGTGGCCGGCCGACTGGACCTGCCGCTGCCACGGGCGCTGGCGCTGCGCATCTCCGCGCAGCTCGCGGTGGCCGAAGGCAGGCCGGGCGACGCGGCCGGGCTGCTGGCCGAGGCCGCCGCCGAGTGCGAGCGGTCGGGGGCGCGGTTCTGGGAGGCGTACTGCCTGCTGCTCGGCGCCCCGCTGATGGCGGCCTCGCCGCAGCACGCCGGCCGGGCCGGACAGGCGTGGCGGCGCGGCCGGCGGCTGGCGCTCGACGGCGGTGCCGCGGCGCTCGTGGGCCTGGCCGACGCGACCCGGGACGCCGTACTCGGCGCCGCGGACCGGCCGGACGCCGCGCTGGCCGGACTCACCGCGCGCGAACGGGAGATCGCCACCCTGGTCGCCGAGGGGCTGACCGGCAAGGACATCGCGGGCAAGCTGGTGCTCAGCACGCGCACGGTGGAGACCCATCTCTCCCGCATCTACCGCAAGACTGGTGTGTCGTCCCGTACCGCCCTGGCCGCGCTCGTACCGCGTCCCGACAGGTCTTCGGGCCCGCACACGCCGTACCAGGGTCTGCGGGCCACGGAATGA